A genomic stretch from Ooceraea biroi isolate clonal line C1 chromosome 3, Obir_v5.4, whole genome shotgun sequence includes:
- the LOC105276930 gene encoding trafficking protein particle complex subunit 13: MIFYVLIQLVCATYLEKMEVKAKSEHLLALKVMRLTRPTLASPMVVTCDSTDLPGNTLNNELKNDCTALQGMEALAVGQFMVLPQSFGNIYLGEIFSSYLCVHNGSNQVVKNVNVKADLQTSTQTIPLSSNNLEEKELAPDSTVDEVIHHEVKEIGTHILVCEVSYMCANQVGSPMSFRKYFKFQVVKPLDVKTKFYNAESDEVYLEAQIQNLTAGPICLEKVALESSHLFSVTTLNTNDKGESIYGSVNLLDTGCSRQYLYCLKPQSSLLKDPKMMQNATNIGKLDIVWRSNLGERGRLQTSQLQRMAPEYGDLRVIMKDIPLKAYLEEPVNCTCHIINTSERSMELLLSLESNNSIAWCGMSDTMIGTLKPGASMDIPLCLITLETGIITISGLKLTDTFLKRVYDYEDLAQIFVNHLD, from the exons atgattttttatgttttaatccAGCTTGTTTGCGCAACTTATCTCGAAAAAATGGAGGTTAAAGCGAAGAGCGAACATTTGCTAGCATTGAAAG TGATGAGATTGACGCGACCTACTCTAGCAAGTCCAATGGTTGTCACATGCGATTCAACAGACTTACCAGGTAACACACTGAACAATGAGCTCAAAAACGATTGCACAGCGTTGCAAGGCATGGAAGCACTCGCTGTAGGACAGTTTATGGTGTTACCTCAAAGTTTCGG GAATATATATTTGGGAGAGATATTTTCCAGTTACCTATGTGTACACAACGGCAGCAATCAAGTAGTAAAGAACGTTAATGTTAAA GCAGACTTACAGACAAGCACGCAAACCATTCCTCTCTCCAGCAATAAtctggaagaaaaagaattagcACCTGATAGTACAGTGGACGAAGTCATTCACCACGAGGTTAAAGAGATAGGTACACACAT ACTAGTTTGTGAGGTGTCTTACATGTGTGCTAATCAGGTCGGATCACCAATGTCTTTTAGGAAGTACTTCAAATTCCAAGTGGTCAAACCACTGGATGTAAAAACCAAGTTTTACAACGCAGAG TCGGACGAAGTGTATCTCGAGGCGCAGATCCAGAACTTAACGGCCGGGCCAATTTGCTTAGAGAAAGTTGCTCTTGAATCATCCCACTTGTTCAGCG TGACCACGTTAAACACAAACGACAAAGGGGAATCTATTTACGGAAGCGTGAACCTGTTGGATACGGGCTGCAGTAGGCAATATCTGTACTGCTTGAAGCCGCAGTCGAGCCTGTTGAAAGATCCGAAGATGATGCAGAACGCCACGAACATCGGCAAACTCGACATCGTGTGGAGGAGCAATTTGGGGGAGAGGGGAAGACTGCAAACGAGCCAGTTGCAGAGAATG GCACCCGAGTATGGAGACCTAAGAGTCATCATGAAAGACATTCCCCTGAAGGCTTACCTCGAGGAACCGGTTAATTGCACGTGTCACATAATAAATACGTC AGAGAGGAGCATGGAGCTACTGTTAAGTCTAGAATCGAATAACTCTATAGCCTGGTGCGGGATGTCCGACACGATGATTGGTACTCTGAAACCTGGAGCGTCTATGGACATACCCCTCTGCTTGATCACTCTGGAGACGGGCATTATC ACTATTTCCGGTTTAAAATTGACGGACACGTTTTTGAAAAGGGTGTACGATTACGAGGACCTGGCGCAAATTTTCGTCAACCATTTGGATTAA
- the LOC105276931 gene encoding GPN-loop GTPase 2 produces the protein MSLIFGQLVIGPPSSGKTTYCNAMSKFLESLGRKVAIINIDPANENMEYTPAVDISELVKHEDIMEEYGSGPNGALLYCMEYLETHVSWLIARVLNLKDHYLIFDCPGQVELYTHHKSVSKIVEKLSENLIKLCSVHLVESHHCSDPGKFLSSLLLCTTVMLRIGLPHVNVMTKFDEMKKYSEHLPFNIDFYTEVLDLKYLLEQLDDDPFTARYKKLNAALVSIIENYSLVSFIPLDISNEELLLKVKNAVDKANGYVFGGNEPQDVQTLLACAVGATSATERVSSLDEYV, from the exons ATGAGTCTAATTTTCGGCCAGCTCGTTATCGGGCCACCTTCGAGTGGTAAAACAACGTATTGCAACGCCATGTCCAAGTTCCTGGAATCTCTTGGACGAAAGGTGGCCATTATCAATATTG ATCCAGCAAACGAGAATATGGAGTACACTCCTGCGGTAGATATATCTGAATTAGTTAAGCATGAAGATATAATGGAGGAGTATGGCTCTGGACCGAATGGAGCTCTACTTTACTGTATGGAGTACCTGGAAACTCATGTGAGCTGGTTGATCGCAAGAGTTTTGAATTTGAAAGATCACTATCTCATATTCGATTGTCCGGGTCAG GTCGAGTTATATACACATCATAAATCAGTAAGCAAGATCGTGGAAAAGTTGAgtgagaatttaataaaattgtgtaGCGTGCATCTCGTAGAGTCACACCATTGCAGTGATCCTG GAAAATTTCTATCTTCTCTGCTTCTGTGCACAACGGTGATGTTGCGGATAGGTTTACCTCACGTAAACGTCATGACGAAGTTtgatgaaatgaaaaagtacAGCGAGCATCTACCATttaatatagatttttatacgGAAGTGCTTGATTTAAAGTATCTTTTGGAACAGTTGGACGACGATCCCTTTACTGCGAG atacaAAAAACTTAACGCTGCACTAGTAtcgataattgaaaattacagTCTCGTTAGTTTTATACCACTGGACATTTCCAATGAggaattattgttaaaagtaaaaaatgcaGTTGACAAAGCCAACGGATACGTGTTTGGCGGTAATGAACCACAGGACGTTCAAACTTTGCTTGCGTGTGCGGTAGGAGCCACCAGCGCGACCGAGAGAGTGTCCTCATTGGACGAATAcgtatga
- the LOC105276925 gene encoding protein seele: MRAVLFVGLFSMILLAESMDMEIDINHVKCLVCRATMKEVDVEVLKDHPDVLVNVGGFRMDAQGNTVYKEVPLRQSEVHISEILDNICEKMNDYVRVIGKYDNRLRLVNLLSSPSVMNPELSDVEVIQDGDLNKSLPYYCGVIVGEYEDDIISLYVNKEDNKTERFCTNISRICEKYVDENEDSETDSITERPGHTNEEL, translated from the exons ATGAGAGCCGTACTGTTTGTCGGTTTATTTTCGATGATCCTTCTGGCGGAATCTATGGATATGGAAATCGATATAAATCATGTGAAATGTTTAG TTTGTAGAGCAACCATGAAAGAAGTAGACGTTGAAGTACTTAAAGATCACCCGGACGTATTAGTTAATGTAGGTGGTTTCAGGATGGATGCTCAGGGAAATACTGTGTACAAAGAG GTACCACTAAGACAGTCGGAAGTACATATCTCTGAAATTTTAGACAATATTTGTGAGAAGATGAATGATTATGTGCGAGTGATAGGGAAGTACGATAATCGTCTAAGACTCGTCAACCTCCTGTCTTCACCAAGTGTCATGAATCCTGAACTAAGTGACGTCGAAGTAATTCAAGATGGTGATTTAAACAAAAGTTTGCCGTATTAT TGCGGCGTCATAGTAGGAGAATACGAAGATGATATAATATCgttatatgttaataaagaGGATAATAAGACAGAAAGgttttgtacaaatatttcacGCATTTGCGAGAAATATGTCGATGAAAATGAAGATAGCGAAACTGATTCCATAACTGAGCGACCTGGACACACAAATGAAGAATTATAA
- the LOC105276934 gene encoding SET domain-containing protein SmydA-8 — MASNPKYRIAHSKKLGRYLVAAKNIAPGEVIIREEPIAVGPMTYRTDRLCFACLRSLLKIGGGKQHTCSRCNVARLCSVACEARTNHHTSDECQIFKDNRDLLTGSAVDAAGILLVLRLLLIQYKNPAVWEEINRMEAHLEKRIGTPVWKDRETNVVDVIRRLHMPTETEPPSTELMQKLCGILDVNAFELRTPDALDGLLLRGLYTEATLMAHDCRGNTHLTVDDNFRLTVYASVAIKEDEPILFNYTSSLLGTADRREHLREGKYFECECSLCKDPYELQSHLSSVLCPRCKKGFVGIQDTSMIDPYDRSRWQCQMCKRIYGGRLIRATLNICRTLIDECEDDVKSIDGLLKRLSRSLHTNHFLMLSLKQKLLTACRKEITSPNPQKKIIQKMLNTCKEVYNVLEIVEPGISRLKGIMLYEMHLPTIILANRSYSAREISSAQLACQLEEARNLLKKALNMLLLEPASTPEGKLAKKALEELRTLNQNINDIKSLPPEEPKTHTRKAKEHRKKIK, encoded by the exons ATGGCGTCCAACCCGAAGTACAGGATCGCGCATTCGAAAAAACTTGGGAG GTACCTTGTGGCGGCAAAAAACATAGCGCCAGGGGAAGTTATAATCCGAGAGGAACCGATCGCCGTCGGTCCGATGACGTACAGGACGGATCGCTTATGCTTCGCATGTTTGCGCTCGCTACTTAAAATCGGCGGAGGGAAACAGCATACTTGTTCCAGATGTAACGTTGCACGGTTGTGCAGCGTTGCGTGCGAA GCGCGCACGAACCATCACACGAGTGACGAATGCCAGATATTTAAAGATAATCGGGATCTATTGACGGGAAGCGCAGTTGACGCAGCAGGTATCCTGCTAGTTTTACGATTATTGCTAATACAATACAAGAATCCTGCCGTGTGGGAAGAAATAAACCGCATGGAGGCTCATTTGGAGAAAAGGATAGGCACGCCTGTTTGGAAGGACAGAGAAACTAATGTTGTAGAC GTGATCCGAAGGCTTCACATGCCTACCGAGACCGAGCCACCGAGTACGGAATTAATGCAGAAGCTGTGCGGTATTCTAGATGTAAATGCGTTCGAGCTGCGAACACCCGACGCACTTGACGGTCTTCTTCTTCGGGGCTTGTACACCGAAGCGACCCTGATGGCCCATGACTGCAGGGGCAACACTCACCTCACCGTGGACGATAACTTCCGGCTGACCGTTTACGCGAGCGTAGCAATCAAAGAGGACGAGcctattctttttaattatacctCGTCATTGCTG GGCACAGCTGACAGAAGAGAGCATCTTCGAGAGGGAAAGTACTTCGAGTGCGAGTGCTCCTTGTGTAAAGATCCTTACGAATTACAATCGCATTTAAGTAGCGTGCTGTGTCCACGTTGTAAAAAGGGGTTCGTAGGAATACAAGATACTTCCATGATCGACCCATACGACCGTAGTCGATGGCAATGCCAGATGTGCAAGAGGATCTACGGCGGCCGTCTTATAAGAGCTACGTTGAACATATGCAGAACGTTAATTGACGAATGCGAGGATGacgtaaaa agtaTAGATGGCTTGCTTAAAAGATTATCCCGATCATTGCACACCAATCACTTTCTGATGCTGTCCTTGAAGCAGAAATTATTGACAGCGTGTAGGAAAGAAATAACGTCTCCCAATCCACAGAAAAAGATTATACAGAAAATGTTGAATACGTGTAAGGAAGTCTATAATGTCTTGGAAATCGTAGAGCCAGGAATATCACGTTTAAAAG GCATAATGTTGTACGAGATGCATTTACCTACGATAATATTAGCAAATCGGTCTTACTCCGCGCGTGAGATCTCATCAGCGCAGTTAGCTTGCCAATTAGAAGAGGCCAGGAATCTTCTGAAAAAAGCCCTGAACATGCTTCTTTTGGAACCAGCCTCGACTCCAGAGGGGAAACTGGCTAAGAAAGCGCTGGAAGAATTACGAACGCTAAACCAAAACATAAACGACATTAAATCCTTACCACCGGAGGAGCCGAAAACCCATACGCGTAAAGCAAAGGAACACCGCAAAAAGATCAAATGA
- the LOC105276928 gene encoding erlin-1 — protein sequence MFDQRIIAICFLVCFAIVFNFSLHRIEEGHVGVYFRGGALLPYVSNPGFHMMIPLLTTYRSVQVTLQTDEVKNVPCGTSGGVMIYFDRIEVVNILDANSVYNMVRNFTADYDRTLIFNKVHHELNQFCSVHTLHEVYIDLFDQIDENLKTALQRDLNELAPGLNIQAVRVTKPKIPETIRKNYELMEAEKTKLLISTQHQKVVEKDAETDRKKAVIEAEKEAQVAKIQYGQKIMEKESLQQMAAIEDKMHLARQKSRSDAEFYQMKMQAEANRLLLSKEFLELKKYESLARNAKIYYGQDIPKMFAYGGCTSDPSFDSSTNIEEKKL from the exons ATGTTCGATCAGAGGATTATAGCAATCTGTTTCCTAGTATGCTTTGCGATAGTGTTCAACTTCTCCCTTCATCGAATAGAGGAGGGTCATGTGGGGGTATACTTTCGG GGTGGCGCACTCTTGCCCTATGTGAGCAATCCAGGATTTCACATGATGATACCACTACTCACAACGTATCGCTCGGTTCAAGTAACTTTGCAGACGGACGAAGTGAAAAATGTGCCATGTGGAACCAGTGGTGGCGTAATGATCTACTTTGATCGTATAGAAGTCGTTAATATATTAGACGCAAACAGCG TGTACAATATGGTGAGGAACTTTACAGCGGATTATGATCGCACCttgatttttaacaaagtgCATCACGAATTAAACCAATTCTGCTCTGTACATACACTGCACGAAGTATATATCGACTTGTTTGATCAAATCGACGAGAACCTGAAGACTGCACTTCAAAGAGACTTGAATGAATTAGCGCCTGGTCTTAATATACAAGCCGTTAGAGTGACGAAACCAAAGATTCCTGAAACAATCAGGAAAAACTACGAATTAAT GGAGGCAGAGAAGACAAAACTGTTGATATCCACGCAACATCAGAAAGTAGTGGAGAAGGATGCTGAGACCGATCGCAAAAAGGCCGTCATCGAAGCTGAAAAGGAAGCGCAAGTCGCAAAGATTCAGTACGGTCAGAAGATCATGGAGAAGGAATCCCTGCAGCAGATGGCCGCGATAGAGGACAAGATGCATCTCGCGAGACAAAAGAGTCGCTCGGATGCCGAGTTTTATCAAATGAAAATGCAAGCCGAGGCGAACAGGCTGCTCCTGTCTAAAGAATTCTTAGAGCTCAAGAAATACGAGTCACTGGCGCGCAACGCCAAGATATACTACGGGCAAGACATTCCAAAAATGTTTGCGTATGGAGGTTGTACGAGTGATCCCAGTTTCGATTCCAGTACAAACattgaagagaaaaaattatga
- the LOC105276922 gene encoding signal peptide peptidase-like 3, which translates to MATYQVDYQWAYSIMDSSRISTFLISILLIVYGSFRSLNMEQEAREREKEKERNNLLTGITSNSNAGGTDGANAGRVQTLDTMHALCLPLGASISLLVMFFFFDSMQMLLAICTAIIATVALAFLLLPMCQYIIRPCSDGNKISFGVCGRFTGAELLSFSLSVSIVCIWVLTGHWLLMDAMGMGLCVAFIAFVRLPSLKVSTLLLTGLLIYDVFWVFFSSYIFSTNVMVKVATRPADNPVSLVARRLHLGGVARAAPKLPLPGKLVFPSIHQAGHFSMLGLGDVVMPGLLLCFVLRYDAYKKTQLLPGGCETGVPPPRHFSRISYFHCSLIGYFLGLLTATVSSEVFKAAQPALLYLVPFTLLPLLTMAYLKGDLRRMWSEPFISQQPSKHMDV; encoded by the exons ATGGCCACGTATCAAGTTGACTATCAGTG GGCTTACTCCATAATGGATTCGTCTAGGATATCCACTTTCCTAATATCAATTCTACTAATAGTTTACGGTAGTTTTCGATCTCTGAACATGGAGCAGGaggcgagggaaagagagaaggagaaggagcgTAATAACTTGCTGACTGGTATTACGAGTAACAGCAATGCTGGCGGTACGGACGGCGCTAATGCAGGAAGAGTCCAGACTCTCGATACGATGCATGCTCTCTGTCTACCTCTCGGTGCTTCCATTTCTCTACTCGTCatgtttttcttcttcgacAGTATGCAGATGCTCCTTGCAATTTGTACAGCCA TTATAGCTACAGTTGCATTGGCGTTTCTCTTATTGCCCATGTGTCAGTACATCATTAGACCGTGCTCCGACGGCAACAAAATCTCGTTCGGCGTTTGCGGGAGATTCACGGGCGCGGAgttgctctctttctcgctcagCGTGAGCATAGTGTGCATCTGGGTGTTGACCGGGCATTGGCTGCTGATGGACGCGATGGGTATGGGCCTATGTGTGGCATTTATCGCATTTGTTCGACTACCTAGTCTCAAGGTATCCACGTTATTACTAACCGGACTGCTGATTTACGATGTCTTCTGGGTTTTCTTTTCGTCCTACATATTCAGCACAAACGTAATGGTTAAG GTAGCTACTAGGCCTGCAGATAATCCAGTGAGTCTCGTGGCTAGGAGACTGCACTTAGGCGGTGTGGCGAGAGCCGCGCCGAAACTACCACTACCCGGCAAGCTAGTTTTCCCGTCGATACACCAAGCGGGACACTTCTCGATGTTGGGTCTCGGCGACGTCGTTATGCCGGGCCTCCTGCTCTGTTTCGTTTTGCGATACGACGCGTACAAGAAAACGCAACTGTTGCCCGGTGGCTGCGAGACCGGAGTACCACCGCCGCGCCATTTCAGCCGAATTAGTTACTTTCATTGCTCCTTGATCGGTTATTTTCTTGGTCTACTTACCGCCACCGTAAGCTCTGAAGTGTTCAAAGCTGCGCAGCCTGCCTTACTGTATCTTGTGCCCTTCACTTTACTGCCGTTGCTCACGATGGCATATCTGAAG GGAGATTTACGTCGGATGTGGAGTGAACCATTCATATCTCAACAACCTTCCAAACACATGGACGTTTGA
- the LOC105276927 gene encoding calcium release-activated calcium channel protein 1 yields MSALDDVQHERPMFKTMGHHTKSNANIALNDMGQDVRGGRFNKSTQSDITQSAWKLPCGTQRPRPMSLAYLPAKQTQPSESSFSTYSSRSTLYPVQSELVLSSRNRNSNNGNNKYVSLDMRSMMTNLPYPSPYSNSHILGAGTPYTCCCTCTGSQLPPPPTPPSHHRIQDDQDGPESLTWRRLHMSRAKLKATATTSELLSGFAMVAMVELQINDPTAVPEWLFVMFAVCTTFLVSVHIFALMISTYLLPNIEAISKLHVSRLVTESPHERMRGFIELAWAFSTILGLFLFLVEVAILCWVKFWDYSFTAATASTVIVIPVLIVFVAFAVHFYHSLVVYKYESVVSDMKDLESIKKKLDNAVIGQSNV; encoded by the exons ATGAGCGCTCTTGATGATGTCCAACATGAGAGGCCCATGTTCAAGACCATGGGCCATCACACGAAATCCAACGCGAATATCGCGCTCAACGACATGGGACAGGACGTGAGAGGTGGCAGATTCAACAAGTCGACCCAGAGCGATATCACGCAATCAGCGTGGAAGCTTCCCTGCGGCACGCAACGGCCGAGACCGATGTCCCTGGCGTACCTGCCGGCGAAACAGACTCAGCCGAGCGAATCAAGTTTCTCTACGTACAGCTCGCGTAGCACGCTGTATCCCGTACAGAGCGAATTGGTTCTGTCGTCCAGGAACAGGAACAGCAACAACGGcaacaataaatatgtatctctGGACATGAGATCCATGATGACCAATCTCCCGTATCCTAGTCCGTACTCGAACAGCCACATCTTGGGCGCCGGTACGCCGTACACATGCTGCTGTACGTGTACGGGCTCGCAGttgccgccaccgccaacACCACCCTCGCATCATCGCATTCAGGACGATCAGGACGGGCCCGAGAGCCTCACGTGGAGGAGGCTTCACATGAGCAGGGCTAAACTGAAAGCAACCGCAACCACATCTGAGCTTCTTAGTGGATTCGCAATG GTGGCGATGGTGGAACTGCAAATCAACGATCCGACCGCCGTGCCAGAGTGGCTATTTGTAATGTTCGCCGTCTGCACTACCTTCTTGGTATCGGTGCACATCTTTGCGTTGATGATAAGCACGTACCTTCTACCCAACATCGAGGCCATAAGTAAACTCCACGTCTCGCGTCTCGTAACGGAATCGCCGCACGAGAGGATGCGCGGTTTCATCGAGTTGGCTTGGGCGTTCTCCACGATACTGGGATTGTTCCTCTTTCTGGTAGAGGTAGCTATCCTCTGCTGGGTCAAATTCTGGGACTACTCTTTTACCGCCGCCACTGCCAGCACCGTGATAGTCATTCCTGTGCTCATAGTGTTTGTCGCTTTCGCCGTACATTTTTATCACTCATTGGTGGTTTACAAGTATGAGAGTGTGGTGTCGGACATGAAGGACTTGGAGAGCATAAAGAAGAAGTTGGACAATGCGGTGATAGGTCAATCTAACGTATAA